The Pseudomonas alkylphenolica genomic sequence AAAGCCTCGAAGCCCTGAAACGCCAGTGCCGCGAGCTCGACAAGGAAACCCACGACCTGCGCCGCCACTGGCTGGACAACGCCCGTGAACTCTCCACTGTCGCCACCGCCATGGCCCGCGAGCGCTACCAACTGGACCTGTGCGATTCACAGCAAAGCAGCGGGCGCGGAGGCGCGGTGCTCAACCGCGACCTGGAAGTGCTGGTGTACACCTGGTCGGCGCGCCTGCGCAGCTTCGACCACCAGCTCGATGAGCTGGAGACCGAATACCGCTGAGGGATGTCGCGGCGAGTCAGTCGCCGCGAATGTACTGTTCCAGCTGTGCAATCATATTGGCTTGCTCGGCGATGGCTTCCTTGACCAGGTCACCGATCGACAGCAAGCCCAGCAACTCACCGTTCTCCACCACCGGCAGGTGCCGCAGGTGGCTGTTGGTCATCATGTTCATGCAGTAATCGATGTTCTGCTGCGGGTCCACCGTGATCACCGGCGCGCTCATGATTGCGCTGACCGGCGTGCCTACTGAGGAGCGACCCTTGAGCACCATTTTTCGCGCGTAGTCGCGCTCACTGACGATCCCCACCACCTGGCCGCCCTCGACCACCGGCAAGGCGCCGACGTTCTTCTCGGCCATCAACTTCAGTGCATCGAGCACCATCTGATCCGGCGCGATGGTATGCACCTGGTGATGCTTCTCGGCTTTGGTTTTCAGGAGCTGTGCCACGGTTTTCATAGAGGCCTCTGCGATGCTGGAAGTGGATGACGGCAGATACCTACAGAATCGTGTACAGATGGCCACAGAGCAAGGGAGAAAGCGGCATCGAGTCGATTGAAAAACGTCATGGTACTTGTAACCCCGGTGGGAGCGGGCTTGCCCCGCGATTGCGGGCTGTCAGCCACATCGGATCGCGGGGCAAGCCCGCTCCTACCGTGTTATCTGTTGAGCTGATCCATGGGTCGATCTTCTATGCCATCAAGCAGTGCATCAACCAGGCCCTTGGCCATTTCCACCGAATGCAGGGTCGACCAGAGAAAGTTCTTGCTGGCCGGGTCGATGTGGTCGAAGGCTTTGTAGCCGGTGTCGTAGGCACAGCTCAGATATAAAGAGGCGTGCACCAGCGCGTCGTGGGCGGCGATGCCGGAACAGACGGCGAACAGCGGAGAGTGGCCGGCCTCGCAATTGCCGAAGACGGTGTGGGCGGTGGTGATAGATTGATCCAGTGGTGGATCGGGAACAATTTTCTTCATGTCAATGCTCGCTAGTTGGAGCTGACACCAGCATCGTTACCACACGAATGGGTGGCAGCTGTACACGGGGTGGTAAACCGGGTGCGAGCTATCCCAGCAGGCCCGAAGGCCTCCCGCGTACAGCCGCCATTGACTGCACAAGAATAAATCGCAACCCGGGTTACCACACCCGATCACCGAGTTTTCGGTAACGAGCAGAAGCCTAGAGGTACGAGTTCCCATGGACAAGCAGACGGGTATCGACAGACTCGGTAGGGTATTTCCTAGGACGTCAAATCAGCCAGCATTTTCGAGGGGTTCGAAACAAAATCTGACATCTACAGGGGATTTTGTGGGAGCCGGCCTTGCCGGCGATGACATCGGTGCGGTATCAGGTATTGCGCGGTGCCTGCATCGCTGGCAAGGCCAGCTCCCACAGTTAGCCAGGTGACAGACAGTGCACCCACAGTGGGAGCGGGCTTGCCCGCGATAGGGATCAAAGCCCGTTAGGCAAGAACCGGGTAGCACCGCTGACATCATCGATCTTCTTGATACGGAAGGCCTTGATGCAGGTTTCGTTACGGGTGTTGCTGTCTGGGCAGTACTGTTTGACGAAGGCGCCAAAGTCCATGTCCTGACCGTTAACGCTGAGCACGCGTTTGAAGTACTCGCCCTGGATGCCCTGGGCCTGACGCGAGGTGGTCATTTCCTGATCAACCACCAGACGGCCATGCAGGTCGACGGTGGGAAACTTGGCTTCTTCCTTGAAGCAACCGCTCAGCAGCAGGCCAGCCGCTGCCAGCATAATCATACGTAGCATGATGTTGTCTCTGCAGAGGGCGGCCCCGGCGCATGCGCCGAGGCTGACCCGGGGATAGTTACTCGCCGAACAGCTTGGTGGAGCGATTGACCTCGGCCTTGCCGGCATCTTCCAGCAAGGATTTGGCGCCAGAGGTCACGTTGCGCGAAGCGTCGGCGTTGGACTGGATCACGTCGGTGCGGGCGGCGCTGTCGCGCAGCTCGGCATCGATGTAGTCGTTGGTCCGTGCAACCTTGGCCTTTCTCGCTTGCAGCTCCAGGCGACGCTCTTCCAGCTCCAGCGCGCGCAGTTCGTCTTCGAAGCCTTCTTCGCGAGTGCGAACACGCTTGTCTTCCGCTGCTTGCGCCTGTTGCCTTTCAGCGGCACGTTGCGAAGCGGCCCGCTGTGCCGCGGCGCGTTGCTGGCGAGCAGCGGCTTCGCGGGACTCGGCGCGCTGTTGGGCCGCAGCGGCCTGACGCAGGCGTTCGGTTTCCAGGTCTGCTTCTTTCTGCTTGGTTTGCTGTTCGATCTGGTAAAGCTGATCGAACTGGCCAGCCGTGGCGGTCACGGCAGACAGCGCGAGGGCGGTGCCCAGAACAATATGCTTCATGTCCGGCTGCCTCAGCTCTTTTTAGGTTCTGGGCAGGTAGCATTCGGCTGAATGCGCGTCTCGTTGGACATGGTCATGACCATCAGCGAGATGCCACCCACTTGGAAGTCGCATGGGCGACCAACCTGGGCGGAGGTGTAGATCTTGCCGCTCTCGGAGTAGCCGATCAGCACGCCTGGAACCAGGGTAGTGTCGTTGACCATCGAGCCTGCGAGGGCACCTGCACCACCACCGGCAACACCACCGACGATAGCGGTGTCTTTGTTCTTGCCAGCACCCAACGCTGCGCCACCCAAGGCGCCCAGTACACCACCAACCATCATTGCGGCTTTCTGGTTCTTTTCGTTGCTGACTTTGATCTTGGTCGGCGAGATCGTGAGGATCTTGACGGTCTTGGCTTCCTGCTGGGTGTTCACCTGGCTGGCATCAAACACATCGGATTGATACTGCTCGCCCGTCGCCTGGCAACCTACGAGAGAAGCGACAACGGTCAAAGCCAGACAGTGTTTCAGCATTTTCATTCCTAAATTCCCTGGAGGGTGTGGGTAACCTTGCGCCGCAGTCCATTTTGGTGGGCATATTGCCATCATTCTAAACGGATTGTTTAAACGAGGTAAAGCCAACAGTACTTATAGGGGATCTGGATAGAGCGAGTGGTAATAAAGGAAGGTCTTCGTTTGGCAGGAGCAGCCGGACGAATTGAGATCTTGATAAGCGGAGGTGGCGAAAACGCCAGACCTTTGCAAGCAAAGGGAGAGGAAAATGGCGCACTCGGCGGGATTCGAACCCACGACCCCTGCCTTCGGAGGGCAGTACTCTATCCAGCTGAGCTACGAGTGCAACGCGGGCGCCATGATACCCATCTAGACTGTCGGCGTCCATCGCCAGAATGGCTGTGTTCGATTTTGCACACACACCGGTCTATAAGTGACGTTGATCTGAAAAAGGTCGCCGTATAGCGCTTTTTGTTCTTTTTTTCGAACACCCTATTGTCCTTTTTCCTCGTTGCTCCTAGGATTCGTTTGAGATTTCAAACGCTCTCCTTTTTCTACAATCAATAATTCGCGCCGTGTCTGTACGGTGCCGTTAAGGAAGCCGACATGCAGCTTAAAGACGCCCAGTTGTTCCGCCAGCAAGCCTTCATCGATGGCGTGTGGTTGGACGCGGACAACGGTCAGACCATCAAGGTCAACAACCCGGCCACCGGCGAGATCATCGGCACTGTGCCGAAGATGGGCGCGGCCGAAACCCGTCGCGCCATCGAGGCCGCCGACAAGGCGCTGCCGGCCTGGCGTGCACTGACCGCCAAAGAGCGTGCTGGCAAGCTGCGTCGTTGGTTCGAACTGATGATCGAGCACCAGGACGACCTGGCCCGCCTGATGACCACCGAGCAAGGCAAGCCACTGGCTGAAGCCAAAGGCGAGATCGCCTACGCCGCTTCCTTTATTGAGTGGTTCGCTGAAGAAGCCAAGCGCGTTTACGGTGACACCATTCCTGGTCACCAGCCAGACAAGCGCCTGATCGTGATCAAGCAGCCAATCGGTGTAACCGCGGCGATCACCCCGTGGAACTTCCCGGCGGCGATGATCACCCGTAAAGCCGGACCGGCCCTGGCCGCTGGCTGCACCATGGTCCTCAAGCCTGCTTCGCAAACCCCGTACTCGGCTCTGGCCCTGGTTGAGCTGGCCACCCGCGCCGGTATCCCGGCTGGCGTGCTGAGCGTGGTCACCGGCAGCGCCGGCGACATCGGCAGCGAGCTGACCGGCAACCCGATCGTGCGCAAGCTGTCGTTCACCGGCTCGACCGAAATCGGTCGCCAGCTGATGGCCGAATGCGCCAAGGACATCAAGAAAGTTTCCCTGGAGCTGGGCGGTAACGCACCGTTCATCGTGTTCGACGACGCTGACCTGGATAAGGCCGTCGAAGGCGCGATCATCTCCAAGTACCGCAACAACGGTCAGACCTGCGTCTGCGCCAACCGTATCTACGTTCAGGACGGCGTCTACGATGCCTTCGCCGAGAAGCTCAAGGCCGCTGTGGCCAAGCTGAAAATCGGTAACGGCCTGGAAGACGGCACCACCACCGGTCCACTGATCGATGGCAAAGCGGTCGCCAAGGTTCAGGAGCACATTGCTGACGCGGTTGGCAAAGGCGCTCAGGTACTGACCGGCGGCAAGCTGATCGAAGGCAACTTCTTCGAGCCGACCGTTCTGGTCAACGTGCCGAACAACGCTGCAGTGGCCAAGGAAGAAACCTTCGGCCCGCTGGCGCCACTGTTCCGTTTCAAGGATGAGGCTGAAGTCATTGCCATGTCCAACGATACCGAGTTTGGTCTGGCCTCGTACTTCTATGCCCGTGACATGAGCCGTGTGTTCCGTGTTGCCGAAGCGCTGGAGTACGGCATGGTCGGTATCAACACCGGTCTGATCTCCAACGAAGTCTCGCCGTTCGGCGGTATCAAGGCCTCGGGCCTGGGCCGCGAAGGTTCCAAGTACGGCATTGAGGACTACCTGGAAATCAAATACCTGTGCATCAGTATCTGATCGCAGCGTAAGGCTTTACCTCTGCCAGCGAGGCGCGAGAGCGACGTCTCGCTGGCCTTTTTACACCGTACACCCAGTGGCCTGGGCCCCTGCAGCAGTCGATCAACGCATGCTGCCAGCAGTTGAATACCGGCCACTCTGACTTGAATCGCGCCACCTTGTGTGTGGCGAATTGAGGACATTATGAGCAACAAGACCAACGAATCTTTGATGCAACGTCGTATCGCCGCTGTTCCACGCGGTGTTGGCCAGATCCACCCGATCTTCGCCGAGTCGGCAAAAAACGCCACCGTTACTGACGTCGAAGGCCGCGAGTTCATCGACTTCGCCGGCGGTATCGCGGTGCTGAACACCGGTCACGTGCATCCGAAGATCATCGCTGCCGTTGAAGCCCAACTGCACAAGCTGACCCACACCTGCTTCCAGGTACTGGCCTACGAGCCTTACGTCGAGCTGTGCGAAAAGATCAACGCCAAGGTGCCTGGCGACTTCGCCAAGAAAACCCTGCTGGTCACCACCGGTTCCGAAGCCGTTGAAAACGCCATCAAGATCGCCCGTGCCGCCACTGGCCGTGCCGGCGTGATCGCCTTCACCGGCGCCTACCACGGTCGTACCATGATGACCCTGGGCCTGACCGGTAAAGTCGTGCCTTACTCGGCCGGCATGGGCCTGATGCCAGGCGGCATCTTCCGTGCTCTGTACCCGAACGAACTGCACGGTGTCAGCGTTGACGACTCGATCGCTTCGATCGAACGCATCTTCAAGAACGACGCCGAGCCACGCGACATCGCCGCGATCATCCTCGAGCCAGTTCAGGGCGAAGGCGGTTTCTACGTTGCGCCTAAAGAGTTCATGAAGCGTCTGCGCGCCCTGTGCGACCAGCACGGCATCCTGCTGATCGCTGACGAAGTGCAGACCGGCGCTGGCCGTACTGGCACCTTCTTCGCCATGGAGCAGATGGGCGTTGCCCCAGACCTGACCACCTTCGCCAAATCCATCGCCGGTGGCTTCCCGCTGGCCGGTGTTTGCGGCAAGGCTGAATACATGGACGCTATCGCTCCGGGCGGCCTGGGCGGCACCTACGCCGGTAGCCCGATCGCTTGCGCCGCGGCCCTGGCCGTGATGGAAGTGTTCGAAGAAGAGAAACTGCTGGAGCGTAGCCAGGCGGTTGGCGAGCGTCTGGTTGCTGGCCTGCGCAAGATCCAGGACAAGCACCCGATCATCGGTGACGTGCGTGCCCTGGGCTCGATGATCGCTGTTGAAGTGTTCGACAAGGCCGGTTCCCACACCCCTAACGCTGCTGCCGTTGCTTCGGTTGTAGCCAAGGCGCGTGACAAGGGTCTGATCCTGCTGTCGTGCGGCACCTACGGCAACGTCCTGCGTATCCTGGTTCCGCTGACCTCGCCTGATGAGCAACTGGACAAAGGTCTGGCAATCATCGAAGAGTGCTTCGCAGAACTCGCGTAAACTGTGACGCAGTAGAAGAAAAACCCGCTTCGGCGGGTTTTTTTTCGACTACAGGAACGCAAGACGGCTAAGGTTGCCAGCAAGGAGAGATCTTGGAAGGTGCGCGGGATTGCGCGTCGTGAATTATCGGAGAGCCGCGTATGAGCACTGCCAACCCACCTACAGCACCTTGCGTGTTGATTGCCGAAGGCGACCCTTGGGTACGGGAGATGCTCAGCCAGATGCTGCTCAGCGTGCGTTGCGATGCACGGGTGCAGGTCTGTGCCGATGGCTCCCAGGCGCTGGCGGCGCTGTCGTGCCAGCCTGACCTGATCATTGCCGCGCGTGAACTGCCTGGCGGTGACGGCCTGGATCTGCTGCGCAATGTGCGCGCCAAGCAGCGTCAACCGGCGCTGCCGTTCATTCTCATGAGTAATCGCAGCGACAGTGCCAGCGTGCGCGAAGCCTTGCCGTTCGCACCTACGGCTTACCTGAGCAAGCCCCTGAACATGGACGCCTTGCGTCATCGCCTGGAGGAGCTGCTGCTCAAGGTCGGTGAGCAAATTGCCTGTCCGGTGCCGGCGCTGCAACCGGGTATGACCCTGACGCGTTTTCTCGAGGGACGCCGGGCTACGGCCGATGGCGGTCCGTTGCTGGCCGATGTGCAGCAGGCCATTAAGCGCAGCCTGAACCCGCAGGGGCTCAACCTCAAAACGCTGGAAGAAGAGATCCGCAACGATCCGCAGGTGACGGCCGTGCTGATCGCCGCCGCCAATAGTGCTGCATTGCACCGCGACGGCGCCGTGCAGACATTGCTGCAGGCGCTGAACAAGCTCGGGACCACGCAGAGCATGAACCTGATTCTGGGGCTGACGCTCAAGCGCAGCGCCAAGCTCAGTGACCCTTTGTTGTCGCAGCGGGCCCAGCACTTCTGGGAGCTGTCGCTGCACGCGGCCGAGTACGCCCGGGTGCAGGCGCGGATGCTCGAGCTGGATCAGGAGCGGTGTTACTGCGCCGGTCTGCTGCATTGCCTGGGTGACCTGGCGTTGCTGCGTTGCCTGCAGGAGTGGCGCTTATCCGGGGGCGAGCTGGATGAGGATGACATTGAGTTGTCGCTCAATGAATTTGGCGCGGCCTTCGGTTCGGCGTTACGCACTCGCTGGCGCTTGCCGCTGGAGCTGCGCGAACTGATCGCGGCGATCTACCAGCTGGGCGGCGGGGTGTATTCGCGTGAAGCACTGGTGATGAACCTGGCCGGGCAGCTGGCGCGGTTGCCGGCGGATCAGGGGCTGGAGGCGTTGGCCGAGAGCAAGACGGCGCGGTTGCTCAAGGTGGGGATGGCGGAGTTGAGCAGGCTGCGTAAGGTTTGAGTTGGTATCGCGGGGCAAGCCCGCTCCCACCGGACACCGCTGTGGGAGCGGGCTTGCCCCGCGATGAGGCCTTCAGC encodes the following:
- a CDS encoding CBS domain-containing protein, whose amino-acid sequence is MKTVAQLLKTKAEKHHQVHTIAPDQMVLDALKLMAEKNVGALPVVEGGQVVGIVSERDYARKMVLKGRSSVGTPVSAIMSAPVITVDPQQNIDYCMNMMTNSHLRHLPVVENGELLGLLSIGDLVKEAIAEQANMIAQLEQYIRGD
- a CDS encoding DUF3077 domain-containing protein, with the translated sequence MKKIVPDPPLDQSITTAHTVFGNCEAGHSPLFAVCSGIAAHDALVHASLYLSCAYDTGYKAFDHIDPASKNFLWSTLHSVEMAKGLVDALLDGIEDRPMDQLNR
- a CDS encoding DUF5384 family protein, whose product is MKHIVLGTALALSAVTATAGQFDQLYQIEQQTKQKEADLETERLRQAAAAQQRAESREAAARQQRAAAQRAASQRAAERQQAQAAEDKRVRTREEGFEDELRALELEERRLELQARKAKVARTNDYIDAELRDSAARTDVIQSNADASRNVTSGAKSLLEDAGKAEVNRSTKLFGE
- the gabD gene encoding NADP-dependent succinate-semialdehyde dehydrogenase, with amino-acid sequence MQLKDAQLFRQQAFIDGVWLDADNGQTIKVNNPATGEIIGTVPKMGAAETRRAIEAADKALPAWRALTAKERAGKLRRWFELMIEHQDDLARLMTTEQGKPLAEAKGEIAYAASFIEWFAEEAKRVYGDTIPGHQPDKRLIVIKQPIGVTAAITPWNFPAAMITRKAGPALAAGCTMVLKPASQTPYSALALVELATRAGIPAGVLSVVTGSAGDIGSELTGNPIVRKLSFTGSTEIGRQLMAECAKDIKKVSLELGGNAPFIVFDDADLDKAVEGAIISKYRNNGQTCVCANRIYVQDGVYDAFAEKLKAAVAKLKIGNGLEDGTTTGPLIDGKAVAKVQEHIADAVGKGAQVLTGGKLIEGNFFEPTVLVNVPNNAAVAKEETFGPLAPLFRFKDEAEVIAMSNDTEFGLASYFYARDMSRVFRVAEALEYGMVGINTGLISNEVSPFGGIKASGLGREGSKYGIEDYLEIKYLCISI
- the gabT gene encoding 4-aminobutyrate--2-oxoglutarate transaminase, encoding MSNKTNESLMQRRIAAVPRGVGQIHPIFAESAKNATVTDVEGREFIDFAGGIAVLNTGHVHPKIIAAVEAQLHKLTHTCFQVLAYEPYVELCEKINAKVPGDFAKKTLLVTTGSEAVENAIKIARAATGRAGVIAFTGAYHGRTMMTLGLTGKVVPYSAGMGLMPGGIFRALYPNELHGVSVDDSIASIERIFKNDAEPRDIAAIILEPVQGEGGFYVAPKEFMKRLRALCDQHGILLIADEVQTGAGRTGTFFAMEQMGVAPDLTTFAKSIAGGFPLAGVCGKAEYMDAIAPGGLGGTYAGSPIACAAALAVMEVFEEEKLLERSQAVGERLVAGLRKIQDKHPIIGDVRALGSMIAVEVFDKAGSHTPNAAAVASVVAKARDKGLILLSCGTYGNVLRILVPLTSPDEQLDKGLAIIEECFAELA
- a CDS encoding response regulator; this translates as MSTANPPTAPCVLIAEGDPWVREMLSQMLLSVRCDARVQVCADGSQALAALSCQPDLIIAARELPGGDGLDLLRNVRAKQRQPALPFILMSNRSDSASVREALPFAPTAYLSKPLNMDALRHRLEELLLKVGEQIACPVPALQPGMTLTRFLEGRRATADGGPLLADVQQAIKRSLNPQGLNLKTLEEEIRNDPQVTAVLIAAANSAALHRDGAVQTLLQALNKLGTTQSMNLILGLTLKRSAKLSDPLLSQRAQHFWELSLHAAEYARVQARMLELDQERCYCAGLLHCLGDLALLRCLQEWRLSGGELDEDDIELSLNEFGAAFGSALRTRWRLPLELRELIAAIYQLGGGVYSREALVMNLAGQLARLPADQGLEALAESKTARLLKVGMAELSRLRKV